The following coding sequences are from one Pelmatolapia mariae isolate MD_Pm_ZW linkage group LG4, Pm_UMD_F_2, whole genome shotgun sequence window:
- the rdh8a gene encoding retinol dehydrogenase 8a, with the protein MANSGQKVVLITGCSSGIGLRIAVILAKDEKSRYHVIATMRDLKKKDKLVEAAGDAYGKTLTLLPLDVCSDESVRQCVNNVKDRHIDILINNAGVGLLGPVESISIEEMKKVFETNFFGVVRMIKEVMPDMKKRRSGHIIVMSSVMGLQGVVFNDVYTASKFAMEGFCESLAVQLMKFNIRLSMIEPGPVHTEFETKMMEDVAKMEYPGADADTVRYFKDVYLPSSIDIFEAMGQTPDDIAKCTKKVIESNNPRFRNLTNSLYTPIVAMKYADETGGLSVNTFYNLLFNFGPLMHITMSILKCLTCSCLRRRTISPN; encoded by the exons ATGGCGAACAGTGGGCAGAAAGTTGTGCTGATCACCGGCTGCTCCTCCGGCATCGGGTTACGAATTGCCGTCATCCTGGCCAAAGATGAAAAGAGTCGTTACCATG TCATTGCCACGATGCGGGACCTGAAGAAGAAGGACAAGTTGgtggaggcagctggagacgCATATGGAAAGACCTTGACGTTGCTTCCATTAGATGTGTGTAGCGATGAGTCCGTCAGGCAGTGCGTCAACAATGTTAAGGACCGCCATATTGATATTCTGA TCAACAATGCAGGTGTGGGCTTGCTTGGACCTGTGGAAAGCATCAGCATTGAGGAGATGAAAAAAGTATTTGAGACCAACTTCTTTGGAGTGGTTCGTATGATCAAAGAAGTGATGCCAGACATGAAGAAGAGGCGTTCAGGGCACATTATCGTCATGAGCAGCGTCATGGGTCTTCAGG GTGTGGTATTCAACGATGTTTACACTGCTTCTAAGTTTGCAATGGAGGGCTTCTGTGAGAGTTTGGCTGTGCAACTGATGAAGTTCAATATCAG GTTGTCCATGATTGAGCCTGGCCCAGTGCACACTGAATTTGAAACGAAAATGATGGAGGATGTGGCTAAGATGGAGTATCCGGGTGCAGATGCTGACACAGTTCGTTATTTTAAAGACGTTTACCTGCCATCATCAATAGATATATTTGAGGCCATGGGCCAAACACCAGATGACATAGCTAAG TGCACTAAAAAGGTTATTGAGTCAAACAACCCTCGCTTCAGGAATCTGACCAACAGCCTCTACACACCCATTGTTGCCATGAAATATGCCGATGAGACTGGAGGCCTGTCTGTAAACACATTCTACAATCTACTCTTCAATTTCGGCCCTCTCATGCACATCACCATGAGCATCCTCAAGTGCTTGACGTGCAGCTGCCTGCGTAGACGCACCATCTCACCTAACTGA